Proteins encoded together in one Megalops cyprinoides isolate fMegCyp1 chromosome 20, fMegCyp1.pri, whole genome shotgun sequence window:
- the LOC118795375 gene encoding guanine nucleotide-binding protein subunit beta-4-like translates to MSELEQLRQEAEQLRNQIRDARKACSDSTLSQITAGLDSVGRIQMRTRRTLRGHLAKIYAMHWGSDSRLLVSASQDGKLIIWDSYTTNKIHAIPLRSSWVMTCAYAPSGNYVACGGLDNICSIYSLKTREGNVRVTRELPGHTGYLSCCRFLDDNQIVTSSGDTNCALWDIETGQQATTFTGHTGDVMSLSLSPDSRTFVSGACDASSKLWDIRDGMCRQSFTGHVSDINAVCFFPNGNAFATGSDDATCRLFDLRADQELMMYSHDNIICGITSVAFSKSGRLLLAGYDDFNCNVWDALKGERAGVLAGHDNRVSCLGVTDDGMAVGTGSWDSFLRIWN, encoded by the exons ATGAgcgagctggagcagctgcggCAGGAAGCGGAGCAACTGCGCAATCAGATCAGA GATGCCAGGAAGGCGTGTAGCGATTCTACTCTTTCTCAG ATCACAGCCGGCCTGGACTCTGTGGGAAGGATCCAGATGAGGACGAGACGCACCCTCCGAGGCCATCTAGCCAAAATCTACGCCATGCACTGGGGCTCTGACTCCAG GCTACTCGTCAGTGCCTCCCAAGATGGCAAGTTGATCATTTGGGACAGCTACACGACGAACaag ATACACGCCATCCCCCTGCGGTCCTCCTGGGTGATGACTTGCGCCTACGCCCCCTCTGGGAACTACGTGGCCTGCGGCGGCCTGGACAACATCTGCTCCATATACAGCCTGAAGACCCGGGAGGGGAACGTGCGTGTGACGAGGGAGCTTCCGGGACACACAG GGTATTTATCTTGTTGTCGTTTTCTGGATGACAACCAGATTGTCACTAGCTCTGGAGACACCAACTG tgcattatgggacatCGAGACAGGCCAGCAGGCGACCACGTTCACCGGCCACACCGGTGACGTCATGAGCCTGTCTCTCAGCCCTGACTCCAGGACCTTCGTGTCTGGCGCCTGCGACGCCTCCTCCAAGCTCTGGGACATCCGAGACGGCATGTGCCGGCAGTCCTTCACCGGGCATGTGTCCGACATCAACGCCGTCTGC TTTTTTCCGAACGGGAACGCCTTCGCCACCGGGTCTGACGACGCCACCTGCCGGCTGTTCGACCTGCGGGCAGACCAGGAGCTCATGATGTACTCCCACGACAACATCATCTGCGGCATCACCTCGGTGGCCTTCTCCAAGAGCGGCCGCCTTCTGCTGGCCGGCTACGACGACTTCAACTGCAACGTGTGGGATGCGTTGAAGGGAGAGCGTGCAG GTGTTCTGGCTGGTCACGACAACCGCGTCAGCTGCTTAGGAGTAACAGATGACGGCATGGCCGTGGGCACCGGCTCTTGGGACAGTTTCCTCAGAATCTGGAATTAA
- the LOC118795623 gene encoding mitofusin-1-like isoform X2, whose protein sequence is MDHRDSSPLKHFVLAKKKISEVFEQLLEYVQEGSEFVEETCRNEDLEHIADEDQLDLIQAYTKKLAVIKDVLARRHMKVAFFGRTSNGKSTVINAMLRDRVLPSGIGHTTNCFLSVEGTDQDKAYLMTEGSEEEKSVKTVNQLAHALHMDQSLDAGCLVKVFWPKSKCALLRDDLVLMDSPGTDVTSELDSWIDKFCLDADVFVLVANSESTLMNTEKHFFHKVNERLSKPNIFILNNRWDASASEPEYMEDVRKQHMDRCVSFLVEELKVVDSEQAPNRIFFVSAKEVLNSRMHRAQGMPETGGALAEGFQDRLREFQSFERTFEECISQSAVKTKFEQHTIRAKQITETVKAIMDSINIASAEKRVRSLEEREYQRDRLDFVRNQLNVLTEDFKRRIKSIAEEVATKVTGAMSEEICRLSVLIDEFHSDFHHSPHMLKRYKSELLAHVEEGMGKNLAFRCSSTVSAAVESSQKDMIDSMRPLLPPSVQSQLHMHFHCRKFDLSYDLNCATLCSDFQENIEFQFSLGWTALVNRFLGPANAKRALMIVDQNFQIPRPLATSPTASAGPLVQEGAPTQEQVMLSVVSRLASVTSRASMSVIVIGGVACRSVGWRIIALSFGLYGLLYLYERMMWTTKAKERAFKRQFVDYASERLKMIVSLTSSNCSQQVQQEMATTFARLCQQVDLSEKDLEGEIQRLTAKVQQLETVQSHSKTLRHKATHLETQLDSFTAEYLQPQH, encoded by the exons ATGGATCACAGGGACTCTTCGCCACTTAAGCACTTTGTGTTGGCGAAAAAGAAGATCAGTGAAGTGTTTGAGCAGCTGCTGGAATATGTTCAGGAGGGCTCAGAGTTTGTAGAAG AAACATGTCGAAATGAGGACCTGGAGCACATAGCTGATGAAGACCAGCTAGACCTGATACAAGCTTATACCAAGAAGCTGGCCGTCATCAAAGACGTGCTGGCCCGCAGACATATGAAGGTGGCCTTTTTCGGCAG GACAAGCAATGGTAAGAGCACAGTGATCAATGCTATGCTGAGGGACAGGGTGCTGCCCAGTGGCATCGGGCACACCACCAACTGCTTCCTGAGCGTGGAGGGCACCGACCAGGACAAGGCCTACCTCATGACCGAGGGCTCCGAGGAGGAGAAGAGCGTCAAG ACAGTGAACCAGCTGGCCCACGCGTTGCATATGGACCAGAGTCTGGACGCAGGCTGTCTGGTCAAGGTGTTCTGGCCCAAGTCCAAGTGCGCCCTGCTGAGAGATGACCTGGTTCTCATGGACAG CCCAGGAACTGATGTCACATCAGAGCTGGACAGCTGGATTGACAAGTTCTGCCTCGATGCTGACGTCTTCGTGCTGGTGGCCAACTCGGAGTCCACTCTGATGAATACG GAGaagcattttttccacaaagtgaACGAACGTCTCTCCAAGCCGAACATTTTCATCCTGAACAACCGGTGGGATGCATCAGCCTCGGAGCCGGAGTACATGGAGGAC GTGCGCAAGCAGCACATGGATCGCTGCGTCAGCTTCCTGGTGGAGGAGCTCAAAGTGGTGGACAGCGAACAGGCGCCCAATCGCATCTTCTTCGTGTCTGCCAAAGAGGTGCTGAACTCCCGGATGCACCGCGCCCAGGGCATGCCGGAGACGG GTGGTGCTTTAGCTGAAGGCTTTCAGGACAGACTGAGGGAATTCCAGAGTTTCGAGAGAACGTTTGAG GAGTGTATCTCGCAGTCAGCAGTGAAAACAAAGTTTGAGCAGCACACTATCAGGGCTAAGCAGATCACTGAGACTGTCAAAGCCATCATGGACTCCATCAATATCGCTTCTGCTGAAAAGAG GGTCCGTTccctggaggagagggagtaCCAGAGGGACCGTCTGGACTTTGTCCGCAACCAGCTCAACGTGCTGACCGAGGACTTCAAAAGGAGGATCAAGTCCATCGCAGAGGAGGTGGCGACTAAG GTGACCGGTGCTATGTCAGAAGAGATCTGCCGCCTGTCGGTGCTGATCGATGAGTTCCACTCAGATTTCCATCATTCTCCACACATGCTGAAACGCTACAAATCT GAACTGCTTGCACACGTAGAGGAGGGAATGGGGAAGAACCTGGCCTTCCGCTGTTCCAGCACTGTCAGCGCTGCTGTTGAGTCATCCCAGAAAGACATGATAG ACAGTATGCGGCCTTTGCTGCCCCCTAGTGTCCAGAGTCAGCTCCACATGCACTTCCACTGCAGGAAGTTTGACCTCAGCTATGACCTCAACTGTGCCACTCTGTGCTCCGACTTCCAAGAGAACATTGAATTCCAGTTCTCGCTGGGTTGGACCGCGCTGGTCAACCGTTTCCTGGGGCCTGCCAATGCGAAGAGGGCTCTGATGATAGTGGATCAGAACTTTCAG ATCCCGCGGCCTTTGGCCACCAGCCCGACAGCCTCGGCAGGTCCCCTGGTCCAGGAGGGCGCACCGACACAGGAGCAGGTCATGCTGTCCGTGGTTTCCAGGCTGGCCTCGGTCACGTCGCGAGCCTCCATGAGTGTCATTGTCATCGGAGGAGTG GCGTGCCGTTCTGTGGGCTGGAGGATCATCGCCCTGTCCTTCGGGCTCTACGGACTGCTCTACCTGTACGAGAGAATGATGTGGACCACTAAAGCCAAGGAGAGGGCCTTCAAGCGGCAATTTGTGGACTATGCCAGCGAGAGGCTGAAAATGATCGTCAGCCTCACCAGCAGCAACTGCAGCCAGCAGGTCCAGCA GGAGATGGCCACCACCTTTGCCCGGCTGTGCCAGCAGGTCGACCTGAGCGAGAAGGACCTGGAAGGAGAGATCCAGAGACTGACCGCCAAGGTCCAGCAGCTGGAGACCGTCCAGAGCCACTCCAAGACTCTCCG ACACAAGGCGACGCATCTGGAGACACAGCTGGACAGTTTCACCGCTGAGTATCTGCAGCCACAGCACTGA
- the LOC118795623 gene encoding mitofusin-1-like isoform X1 — translation MDHRDSSPLKHFVLAKKKISEVFEQLLEYVQEGSEFVEETCRNEDLEHIADEDQLDLIQAYTKKLAVIKDVLARRHMKVAFFGRTSNGKSTVINAMLRDRVLPSGIGHTTNCFLSVEGTDQDKAYLMTEGSEEEKSVKTVNQLAHALHMDQSLDAGCLVKVFWPKSKCALLRDDLVLMDSPGTDVTSELDSWIDKFCLDADVFVLVANSESTLMNTEKHFFHKVNERLSKPNIFILNNRWDASASEPEYMEDVRKQHMDRCVSFLVEELKVVDSEQAPNRIFFVSAKEVLNSRMHRAQGMPETGKGVATRCVPGGALAEGFQDRLREFQSFERTFEECISQSAVKTKFEQHTIRAKQITETVKAIMDSINIASAEKRVRSLEEREYQRDRLDFVRNQLNVLTEDFKRRIKSIAEEVATKVTGAMSEEICRLSVLIDEFHSDFHHSPHMLKRYKSELLAHVEEGMGKNLAFRCSSTVSAAVESSQKDMIDSMRPLLPPSVQSQLHMHFHCRKFDLSYDLNCATLCSDFQENIEFQFSLGWTALVNRFLGPANAKRALMIVDQNFQIPRPLATSPTASAGPLVQEGAPTQEQVMLSVVSRLASVTSRASMSVIVIGGVACRSVGWRIIALSFGLYGLLYLYERMMWTTKAKERAFKRQFVDYASERLKMIVSLTSSNCSQQVQQEMATTFARLCQQVDLSEKDLEGEIQRLTAKVQQLETVQSHSKTLRHKATHLETQLDSFTAEYLQPQH, via the exons ATGGATCACAGGGACTCTTCGCCACTTAAGCACTTTGTGTTGGCGAAAAAGAAGATCAGTGAAGTGTTTGAGCAGCTGCTGGAATATGTTCAGGAGGGCTCAGAGTTTGTAGAAG AAACATGTCGAAATGAGGACCTGGAGCACATAGCTGATGAAGACCAGCTAGACCTGATACAAGCTTATACCAAGAAGCTGGCCGTCATCAAAGACGTGCTGGCCCGCAGACATATGAAGGTGGCCTTTTTCGGCAG GACAAGCAATGGTAAGAGCACAGTGATCAATGCTATGCTGAGGGACAGGGTGCTGCCCAGTGGCATCGGGCACACCACCAACTGCTTCCTGAGCGTGGAGGGCACCGACCAGGACAAGGCCTACCTCATGACCGAGGGCTCCGAGGAGGAGAAGAGCGTCAAG ACAGTGAACCAGCTGGCCCACGCGTTGCATATGGACCAGAGTCTGGACGCAGGCTGTCTGGTCAAGGTGTTCTGGCCCAAGTCCAAGTGCGCCCTGCTGAGAGATGACCTGGTTCTCATGGACAG CCCAGGAACTGATGTCACATCAGAGCTGGACAGCTGGATTGACAAGTTCTGCCTCGATGCTGACGTCTTCGTGCTGGTGGCCAACTCGGAGTCCACTCTGATGAATACG GAGaagcattttttccacaaagtgaACGAACGTCTCTCCAAGCCGAACATTTTCATCCTGAACAACCGGTGGGATGCATCAGCCTCGGAGCCGGAGTACATGGAGGAC GTGCGCAAGCAGCACATGGATCGCTGCGTCAGCTTCCTGGTGGAGGAGCTCAAAGTGGTGGACAGCGAACAGGCGCCCAATCGCATCTTCTTCGTGTCTGCCAAAGAGGTGCTGAACTCCCGGATGCACCGCGCCCAGGGCATGCCGGAGACGGGTAAGGGCGTGGCCACCCGGTGTGTCCCAG GTGGTGCTTTAGCTGAAGGCTTTCAGGACAGACTGAGGGAATTCCAGAGTTTCGAGAGAACGTTTGAG GAGTGTATCTCGCAGTCAGCAGTGAAAACAAAGTTTGAGCAGCACACTATCAGGGCTAAGCAGATCACTGAGACTGTCAAAGCCATCATGGACTCCATCAATATCGCTTCTGCTGAAAAGAG GGTCCGTTccctggaggagagggagtaCCAGAGGGACCGTCTGGACTTTGTCCGCAACCAGCTCAACGTGCTGACCGAGGACTTCAAAAGGAGGATCAAGTCCATCGCAGAGGAGGTGGCGACTAAG GTGACCGGTGCTATGTCAGAAGAGATCTGCCGCCTGTCGGTGCTGATCGATGAGTTCCACTCAGATTTCCATCATTCTCCACACATGCTGAAACGCTACAAATCT GAACTGCTTGCACACGTAGAGGAGGGAATGGGGAAGAACCTGGCCTTCCGCTGTTCCAGCACTGTCAGCGCTGCTGTTGAGTCATCCCAGAAAGACATGATAG ACAGTATGCGGCCTTTGCTGCCCCCTAGTGTCCAGAGTCAGCTCCACATGCACTTCCACTGCAGGAAGTTTGACCTCAGCTATGACCTCAACTGTGCCACTCTGTGCTCCGACTTCCAAGAGAACATTGAATTCCAGTTCTCGCTGGGTTGGACCGCGCTGGTCAACCGTTTCCTGGGGCCTGCCAATGCGAAGAGGGCTCTGATGATAGTGGATCAGAACTTTCAG ATCCCGCGGCCTTTGGCCACCAGCCCGACAGCCTCGGCAGGTCCCCTGGTCCAGGAGGGCGCACCGACACAGGAGCAGGTCATGCTGTCCGTGGTTTCCAGGCTGGCCTCGGTCACGTCGCGAGCCTCCATGAGTGTCATTGTCATCGGAGGAGTG GCGTGCCGTTCTGTGGGCTGGAGGATCATCGCCCTGTCCTTCGGGCTCTACGGACTGCTCTACCTGTACGAGAGAATGATGTGGACCACTAAAGCCAAGGAGAGGGCCTTCAAGCGGCAATTTGTGGACTATGCCAGCGAGAGGCTGAAAATGATCGTCAGCCTCACCAGCAGCAACTGCAGCCAGCAGGTCCAGCA GGAGATGGCCACCACCTTTGCCCGGCTGTGCCAGCAGGTCGACCTGAGCGAGAAGGACCTGGAAGGAGAGATCCAGAGACTGACCGCCAAGGTCCAGCAGCTGGAGACCGTCCAGAGCCACTCCAAGACTCTCCG ACACAAGGCGACGCATCTGGAGACACAGCTGGACAGTTTCACCGCTGAGTATCTGCAGCCACAGCACTGA
- the LOC118796143 gene encoding phospholipase A and acyltransferase 1-like, with protein sequence MASNDPDPSEPPGNPQPGDLIEIFRPAYQHWALYLGDGYIINLTPVDESQAAAMSSVKSVFSRKAVVRMQLLKEVVGNDTYRINNKYDDKHTPLPISDIIHRAQLLIGQEVSYDLLGSNCEHFVTLLRYGEGVSEQASRAIGAISLVTAAASAFSVLGIINTRSRNRPF encoded by the exons atGGCTTCGAATGACCCTGATCCTTCTGAACCCCCTGGGAATCCCCAGCCAGGTGACCTCATCGAGATCTTCAGACCGGCCTATCAGCACTGGGCTCTGTACCTGGGTGACGGTTACATCATCAACCTGACACCAGTGG ATGAGAGCCAGGCGGCGGCCATGTCCAGCGTGAAGTCCGTGTTCAGCCGGAAGGCGGTGGTCCGCAtgcagctgctgaaggaggTGGTGGGGAATGACACCTATCGCATTAACAACAAATACGACGACAAGCACACCCCGCTGCCCATCTCTGACATCATTCATCGAGCCCAGCTCCTCATTGGCCAGGAAGTGTCGTATGACCTTCTGGGCAGCAACTGCGAGCACTTTGTCACCCTGTTACGCTATGGAGAAGGAGTCTCTGAGCAG GCATCCCGGGCCATTGGGGCGATCAGCTTGGTGACAGCGGCTGCCAGCGCATTCTCTGTGCTGGGAATAATCAACACCCGCTCCCGAAACAGGCCGTTCTGA